One Tachysurus fulvidraco isolate hzauxx_2018 chromosome 2, HZAU_PFXX_2.0, whole genome shotgun sequence DNA segment encodes these proteins:
- the ell gene encoding RNA polymerase II elongation factor ELL: MAALKEEQCYGLSCGRVSNGSNISVFHVKLTDSALRALEDYQSSKGVSARPLIRFTGNQGKISIPQSTSSNDLRTFTFYLSNVGRDNPQGSFDCIQQYITSEGSIQLDCLGGIQDKITVCATDDSYQKARQSMAQAEEETRSRAAIVIKPGGRFVGKRVQIRKPAMAISDPTVAQVRRFTRPVLISSGTKKSTVPRPLRERLVHLLALKPYRKPELLVRLTKEGLSPQDKDTLDSLLQQVANLNSKDNTFTLKDCLFKEVQKDWPGYTEVDQQILKRILVRKLCKAQSSGGLVPGENPVSPHKEQASSSPSQKRTTEDFIDPLANKKPRISHLISKGSAPVNGKLANSSNGKDSCGLSSAPLPLLELSQHLEPLSDVSNDSSHNGRDCEGQEQAVAERLSQTSGFTGSSLQTRTQTQAVLGSTTVPPCSLEGSKERSSSPLVHGKSKKSKKHKDKDKSRKKDPEKEKRDRKAAEGGDGLQLTKLYNVPDLSMMSIPHKSTDLNGTCNSSSIPASSSVMADYLLKYTEIRSQEQRQTYKNDFNAEYSEYRGLHARIEGITRQFTVLDAELKQLQQGTDQYKTIHNQILQEYRKIKKTHPNYSQERNRCEYLHNKLAHIKKLIAEYDQQQLQQWH; the protein is encoded by the exons AAAATCTCAATACCCCAGTCCACGAGTTCCAATGATCTGCGAACGTTTACGTTCTATCTGTCCAATGTGGGGAGGGATAATCCTCAGGGCAGCTTCGACTGCATCCAGCAGTACATTACAAG TGAAGGGAGCATACAACTGGACTGCCTGGGAGGCATCCAGGATAAAATTACGGTGTGCGCCACAGACGACTCGTACCAGAAAGCCAGGCAAAGCATGGCTCAGGCCGAGGAGGAGACGCGCAGCCGTGCTGCCATCGTCATCAAGCCCGGGGGAAGATTCGTGG GTAAACGGGTCCAGATCCGGAAACCAGCGATGGCCATCTCGGACCCTACTGTAGCCCAAGTGCGGCGCTTCACTCGTCCTGTGCTCATCAGCAGCGGCACGAAGAAGAGTACAGTGCCACGGCCACTCAGGGAGCGCCTGGTCCACTTACTCGCTCTCAAACCCTACCGCAAACCCGAGTTGTTGGTGCGTCTCACAAAGGAAGGCCTCTCGCCCCAGGACAAGGACACTTTGGACAGCCTCCTGCAACAG GTGGCTAATCTGAATAGCAAGGACAACACCTTCACATTGAAGGACTGTTTGTTTAAGGAGGTTCAGAAGGATTGGCCTGGCTACACCGAGGTAGACCAGCAGATACTGAAGAGGATCCTTGTGCG GAAACTGTGCAAGGCTCAGAGTAGCGGTGGTCTCGTGCCCGGGGAGAATCCCGTCAGCCCGCACAAAGAACAGGCCAGTAGCTCTCCGTCTCAG aaAAGGACTACTGAAGACTTTATCGACCCCCTGGCAAACAAGAAGCCCAGGATCTCGCACCTGATCAGCAAGGGATCGGCACCCGTCAACGGAAAGTTGGCGAACTCTTCAAACGGGAAGGACTCGTGCGGGTTATCCAGTGCTCCGCTTCCGCTACTGGAACTATCTCAGCATCTCGAGCCTCTGTCGGACGTCAGCAACGACTCGAGCCACAACGGCCGAGACTGTGAAGGCCAGGAGCAGGCAGTGGCTGAGAGGTTAAGCCAAACCTCAGGCTTTACAGGAAGCTCTCTGCAGACTCGAACTCAAACCCAGGCGGTGTTGGGCTCCACAACTGTACCACCCTGCAGCCTGGAAGGATCAAAGGAGCGCAGCAGCTCACCCTTGGTGCACGGCAAGTCCAAGAAgtccaaaaaacacaaagataaaGACAAGTCCAGAAAGAAAGATCCAGAGAAGGAGAAGCGGGACAGGAAAGCCGCGGAAGGTGGCGATGGATTGCAGTTGACGAAACTGTACAATGTTCCAGACCTGAGCATGATGAGTATTCCACATAAAAGCACAG ATCTGAATGGGACATGCAACAGCTCCAGTATTCCTGCATCTTCGTCTGTGATGGCAGACTATTTACT AAAATACACCGAGATTAGGTCCCAGGAGCAGCGTCAGACCTATAAGAATGACTTCAACGCGGAGTATAGTGAGTACCGGGGACTCCACGCGCGAATAGAGGGCATCACCCGGCAGTTCACTGTGCTGGACGCTGAGCTTAAACAGCTCCAACAAGGCACAGATCAGTATAAG ACAATCCACAATCAAATACTTCAAGAGTATcgcaaaataaaaaag ACTCATCCCAACTACAGCCAAGAGAGGAACCGCTGTGAATATCTCCACAACAAGCTGGCACATATAAAGAAACTTATAGCAGAATATGACCAGCAGCAACTTCAACAATGGCACTAA